Proteins encoded within one genomic window of Nitrospina gracilis 3/211:
- a CDS encoding ABC transporter permease subunit, with product MIRINKDLQTKLRKFRNDKRAYYSMLVLLVAFLVTLPAELLCNVRPILLVVDGKPHFPIFVTYTEQDFGGTRPVEPDYKSEAFMNWLRGEAPAEPETVSRSKPSKQPMEQGTQGLALSIDDFEEQDFDPELFRTLNEIRGTDSGAGLGLDDFEGDAGFGLGLDDFEEESGGSMNLDFGDFEEDSAPSPAVSQPKTKSKEVQSTPPQTREPHDVWAIWPPVRYDYKYIPTESRTGRVALAAPYEVQSADGSRILGSSWKDGHYLGTDDRGRDVLARLIYGFRISMIFGLSLAVTGTIIGCLLGGVQGFFGGWIDLIGQRMTEIWGSIPRLYILIILSAFLVPNTLLLFAILNLTAWMGIAAYIRAEFLKGRNLEYVKAARALGVSNPSIMRRHILPNSLTPVITFFPFEVTAGILALVSLDYLNLGVPSPAPSIGELLAQGKNNLQAIWILLPTFLLLTTTLTLLTFVGDGIRNAFDPRKAE from the coding sequence ATGATCCGCATCAATAAAGACCTGCAAACCAAACTGCGCAAGTTTCGAAACGACAAGCGCGCCTATTACAGCATGCTGGTTCTGCTGGTTGCGTTCCTCGTCACCCTGCCCGCGGAACTGTTGTGTAACGTGCGGCCGATCCTTTTGGTGGTGGACGGCAAACCGCATTTCCCCATTTTTGTTACGTACACGGAGCAGGATTTCGGCGGCACGCGCCCGGTGGAACCAGATTACAAATCGGAAGCGTTCATGAACTGGCTGAGAGGCGAGGCCCCGGCTGAACCGGAAACGGTGTCACGATCGAAACCTTCCAAGCAACCGATGGAACAGGGCACACAGGGGCTGGCGCTGTCGATAGACGATTTTGAGGAACAGGATTTCGATCCGGAACTGTTCCGTACGCTCAATGAAATTCGCGGCACGGACAGTGGAGCGGGTTTGGGCCTCGATGACTTTGAAGGAGATGCGGGGTTTGGGCTGGGTCTGGACGATTTCGAAGAAGAGTCCGGTGGATCGATGAACCTCGATTTCGGTGACTTTGAAGAAGACAGCGCGCCCTCCCCTGCTGTTTCGCAACCGAAAACCAAATCCAAAGAAGTGCAGAGCACCCCACCCCAAACCCGCGAACCTCACGACGTGTGGGCCATCTGGCCGCCGGTGCGCTACGACTACAAATACATTCCAACGGAAAGTCGGACCGGACGCGTTGCCCTCGCCGCGCCGTACGAGGTGCAGTCCGCCGACGGCTCGCGCATCCTGGGCTCATCCTGGAAAGATGGGCATTATCTCGGCACCGACGACCGTGGACGCGATGTGCTGGCGCGTCTCATCTACGGATTCCGCATTTCCATGATATTCGGCCTGTCGCTCGCCGTGACCGGCACCATCATCGGTTGTCTTCTGGGCGGCGTGCAGGGATTTTTCGGCGGCTGGATCGATCTCATCGGCCAGCGCATGACGGAAATATGGGGCTCCATCCCACGGCTCTATATCCTCATCATCCTGAGCGCATTTCTGGTTCCGAATACCCTGCTGCTGTTCGCCATTCTCAACCTCACCGCGTGGATGGGCATCGCCGCCTACATCCGCGCCGAGTTCCTGAAGGGCCGCAACCTGGAATACGTCAAGGCCGCACGCGCCCTGGGTGTGTCGAACCCGTCCATCATGCGCCGGCACATCCTGCCCAACTCGCTGACGCCGGTCATCACGTTCTTTCCATTCGAAGTGACAGCGGGCATCCTGGCGCTGGTAAGCCTCGACTACCTCAACCTCGGCGTGCCGAGCCCCGCGCCCAGCATCGGCGAACTTCTGGCTCAGGGGAAAAACAACTTGCAGGCCATCTGGATTCTTTTGCCGACGTTTCTCCTGCTCACAACCACGCTCACCCTGTTGACGTTTGTCGGCGACGGCATTCGCAACGCCTTCGACCCGAGAAAGGCAGAGTGA
- a CDS encoding ABC transporter permease subunit produces the protein MFSYIIRRLLLMFPTLVGIVTISFIVVQFVPGGPIDQVKSLLRGHAGVLGEAGGAALDNRSLKAQEIDPRHMEQLKKIYHLDRPLWERYLRTFIWYEPENPEAPFTERFFTHANWDGFLVFQFGDSFYRNKSVLELIKEKLPVSASLGVISFFVSYIVCIMLGIAKAVKNGQAFDTWTSLVVLIGYSTPGFVLGIFLIVFFGPGDSAIMHLIPSGKLTSSDVPGYADWSFWEKLIDYLHHLAAPLLCFMVGSFATLTILTKNSIIEEMRKQYVTTARAKGCTEQRVLYKHILKNALIPLITGFPIGFLAMFFTGSLLIEQIFTLDGLGRLSYEAVIQRDYPIVLGTLFIFSLLALVGQLLTDISYVIIDRRITFEDTQG, from the coding sequence ATGTTCAGTTACATCATCCGCCGTCTCCTTCTGATGTTCCCCACGCTGGTGGGCATCGTCACCATCTCATTTATCGTTGTGCAGTTCGTGCCGGGCGGACCCATCGACCAGGTCAAATCGCTTCTGCGCGGCCACGCCGGGGTACTGGGAGAAGCGGGTGGCGCGGCCTTGGACAACCGCAGTCTCAAGGCGCAGGAGATCGATCCGCGCCACATGGAGCAACTCAAGAAAATCTACCACCTCGACCGTCCCCTGTGGGAACGGTATCTTCGCACCTTCATCTGGTACGAGCCCGAAAACCCGGAAGCACCCTTCACCGAGCGCTTCTTCACCCACGCCAACTGGGACGGGTTTCTGGTATTCCAGTTCGGCGACTCGTTTTACCGCAATAAGTCGGTGCTGGAACTCATCAAGGAAAAACTTCCGGTCTCCGCATCGCTGGGCGTCATCAGTTTTTTTGTCAGCTACATCGTGTGCATCATGCTGGGCATCGCCAAGGCGGTGAAAAACGGTCAGGCCTTTGATACGTGGACCAGCCTGGTGGTGCTGATCGGTTACAGCACACCGGGATTCGTGCTGGGTATTTTCCTCATCGTGTTTTTCGGTCCAGGCGACAGCGCCATCATGCATCTGATCCCGTCAGGCAAACTGACGTCATCCGACGTTCCGGGTTACGCCGACTGGAGTTTCTGGGAGAAGCTGATCGATTACCTGCACCACCTGGCCGCGCCGCTGTTATGCTTCATGGTGGGCAGTTTTGCCACGCTCACCATCCTGACCAAAAATTCCATCATTGAGGAGATGCGGAAGCAATACGTCACCACCGCCCGCGCCAAGGGATGCACGGAACAGCGTGTGCTCTACAAACACATTTTGAAAAACGCATTGATCCCGCTCATCACCGGATTTCCCATCGGCTTTCTCGCCATGTTTTTTACCGGATCGCTGCTGATCGAACAGATATTCACGCTCGACGGTCTGGGCCGGCTGTCGTATGAGGCGGTCATCCAACGCGACTACCCCATCGTGCTGGGCACGTTGTTCATCTTTTCTTTGCTGGCGCTGGTGGGTCAATTGCTGACCGACATCTCGTACGTCATCATCGACCGCCGCATCACGTTTGAAGACACGCAAGGCTGA
- a CDS encoding extracellular solute-binding protein, protein MSRDQRKPTHPHTKNPALRCRLFTGFVLVLAALLALPGPVLAEALHGLSLYGPEGLKYKANQPYDHAFIKAPKGGHLILSDEGAFTKLNPASLKGVPAPGVNLVFQTPMDSSNDDDEPFSQYGSLVEKVELADDRMSMIYHIHKNAAFSDGHPVTAEDFVFSFELIKDPQYHPFYKQYFHDIEKVEKLDTHRVKYTFAIFNQELPLITGQMLIFPKHIYGKPDRKFGEDFDEIAVGSGPYVVEKYEYGKFITFKRNPDWWAKDLPKNRGRYNFDRITWKIYLDPVAMREAFKGGEFDAHLISSSRDWALDYQGDYVKKGYYLREMVPHKRVAGMQGFVMNMRNDIFKSRRVRAAIAMVYDFDWANKNLFYGQYTRNDCYFDNNPEMKADGLPKGKVLELLLKLRKKYGAEHVPKTVFTKPVGAPGQGVPYEKNVALANKLLEAEGWKLGPGGVRMKDGKALRWTLHLASPGFERIVEPYKNNLKKIGADMSFKVVQVAQYEEILRDFKFDMIVMGYAQSRSPGNEQRSMWSSEAADIAGTRNFAGIKNPAIDELIDLIVEAKTRKELVDHVQALDRILVHQFYLVHHWYIGADRFVYWNKFSRPKKNPSQASILNNMIEYWWWDESKVEKLKAARKAGTPIN, encoded by the coding sequence ATGAGTCGAGACCAGCGCAAACCGACCCACCCCCATACGAAAAACCCCGCTCTCCGGTGCCGTCTTTTTACCGGTTTTGTACTGGTTTTGGCCGCCTTGCTGGCCTTGCCCGGCCCGGTGCTGGCCGAAGCCCTGCACGGCCTGTCGCTGTACGGTCCTGAGGGGTTGAAATACAAGGCCAACCAACCCTACGACCACGCCTTCATCAAAGCGCCCAAGGGAGGCCACCTGATTCTGAGCGACGAGGGGGCCTTCACCAAGCTCAATCCGGCTTCGTTGAAAGGTGTTCCAGCGCCGGGGGTCAATCTCGTTTTCCAGACGCCGATGGACAGCTCCAATGACGACGACGAGCCCTTTTCCCAGTACGGTAGTTTGGTGGAAAAGGTGGAACTGGCCGACGACCGCATGTCGATGATCTACCACATCCATAAAAACGCCGCCTTCTCCGACGGCCATCCGGTGACGGCGGAAGATTTCGTGTTTTCCTTCGAGCTCATCAAGGACCCGCAATACCACCCGTTCTACAAACAGTATTTCCATGACATTGAAAAGGTGGAAAAGCTGGACACCCACCGCGTCAAATACACCTTCGCCATCTTCAACCAGGAACTGCCGCTCATCACCGGGCAGATGCTGATCTTCCCCAAACACATTTACGGCAAGCCGGACAGGAAATTTGGCGAGGATTTCGACGAAATCGCAGTGGGAAGCGGTCCTTACGTGGTGGAGAAATACGAGTACGGCAAATTCATCACGTTCAAACGCAATCCCGACTGGTGGGCGAAGGACCTGCCAAAAAACCGTGGCCGCTACAATTTCGATCGCATCACGTGGAAAATCTATCTCGACCCCGTGGCCATGCGCGAGGCCTTCAAGGGTGGTGAGTTCGATGCCCACCTTATCTCCAGTTCGCGCGACTGGGCCTTGGACTACCAGGGTGATTACGTGAAAAAGGGATATTACCTACGCGAGATGGTGCCACACAAGCGAGTGGCGGGCATGCAGGGCTTCGTCATGAACATGCGCAACGATATTTTCAAGTCGCGCCGGGTACGCGCCGCCATCGCCATGGTGTACGACTTCGACTGGGCCAACAAGAACCTGTTTTACGGCCAGTACACTCGGAACGACTGCTACTTTGACAACAATCCGGAAATGAAAGCCGACGGCCTGCCCAAAGGCAAAGTACTGGAACTACTCCTGAAACTGAGAAAGAAATACGGTGCGGAGCATGTTCCCAAAACCGTGTTCACCAAACCCGTCGGCGCCCCGGGACAGGGAGTCCCATATGAAAAAAACGTGGCGCTCGCCAACAAACTTCTCGAGGCGGAGGGCTGGAAGCTCGGGCCCGGCGGGGTGCGTATGAAAGACGGCAAGGCCCTGCGCTGGACGCTTCACCTCGCCAGCCCGGGATTCGAACGCATCGTCGAGCCCTACAAAAACAACCTGAAAAAAATCGGCGCCGACATGTCGTTCAAGGTGGTTCAGGTGGCGCAGTACGAGGAAATCCTGCGCGACTTCAAATTCGACATGATCGTCATGGGCTACGCACAGAGCCGCTCGCCGGGCAACGAGCAGCGCAGTATGTGGAGCAGTGAAGCGGCCGACATCGCCGGCACGCGTAATTTCGCAGGCATCAAAAATCCTGCCATCGATGAATTGATCGACCTCATTGTTGAGGCCAAAACCCGCAAGGAACTGGTGGACCATGTGCAGGCGCTCGACCGCATCCTGGTTCATCAATTTTACCTCGTTCATCACTGGTACATCGGTGCCGACCGATTTGTGTACTGGAACAAATTTTCCCGCCCGAAGAAAAATCCCTCACAGGCATCCATTCTGAACAACATGATCGAATATTGGTGGTGGGACGAGTCCAAAGTAGAAAAGCTGAAGGCCGCCCGTAAGGCGGGCACCCCGATCAACTGA
- the ispG gene encoding (E)-4-hydroxy-3-methylbut-2-enyl-diphosphate synthase has product MSANIKPRTTRKIKVGTLTLGGDSPIAVQSMTATRTQDLQATARQIEILEKAGADIIRIAVDSKEDVEALKILRKGSKAIFSVDLQENYRLAPIVAPYVNKIRYNPGHLWHLDKDKTIKEKVEFIVNAAREHELAIRIGVNCGSVDPDYKARYPEDSIEAMVRSAVDHCAMMDELGFENYCVSLKDSDSSKVIEGNKRFSELRPDVPLHLGVTEAGMPPEGIIKTRIAFEQLIPAGIGDTIRVSLTVPDDDKGQEIDVGRSILDDIENGRFRSVPENFLEGLNIIACPSCSRVENGKFVDLAQDVRRMTEYAEKYKITIAVMGCRVNGPGETDDADLGLWCGPAHVNLKKKTETVGAFGYDEILGKLKEELDKLIEDRYGAKEPSIS; this is encoded by the coding sequence GTGAGTGCAAACATAAAACCCCGAACCACCCGTAAAATCAAAGTCGGAACCCTGACCCTGGGCGGCGACTCGCCGATTGCCGTGCAGAGCATGACCGCCACCCGCACACAGGACCTGCAGGCCACGGCGCGGCAGATCGAAATTCTCGAAAAAGCCGGCGCGGACATCATCCGCATCGCCGTGGACAGCAAGGAAGACGTCGAAGCGCTGAAAATTCTGCGCAAGGGATCGAAGGCGATCTTTTCCGTGGACCTGCAGGAAAACTACCGGCTGGCTCCCATCGTGGCGCCTTACGTCAACAAGATTCGTTACAACCCCGGCCACCTGTGGCATCTCGACAAGGACAAAACCATTAAAGAAAAGGTCGAGTTCATTGTCAACGCCGCGCGCGAGCACGAGCTGGCCATCCGCATCGGCGTCAACTGCGGTTCCGTCGATCCCGATTACAAGGCACGCTATCCAGAGGACAGCATCGAGGCCATGGTGCGGTCGGCGGTGGATCACTGCGCCATGATGGACGAACTGGGCTTCGAAAACTACTGTGTGTCGCTCAAGGATTCCGACAGCAGCAAGGTGATCGAGGGCAACAAGCGCTTCAGCGAATTGCGTCCCGACGTGCCTCTGCACCTGGGAGTGACGGAAGCCGGTATGCCGCCGGAAGGCATCATCAAAACCCGCATTGCGTTCGAGCAATTGATCCCGGCGGGCATCGGCGACACCATCCGTGTTTCCCTGACCGTTCCCGATGACGACAAGGGGCAGGAAATCGACGTTGGCCGTTCGATTCTGGATGACATCGAAAACGGCCGGTTCCGCTCGGTTCCGGAGAATTTTCTGGAAGGGCTCAACATCATCGCCTGCCCGAGTTGTTCTCGCGTCGAGAACGGCAAGTTCGTAGACCTGGCGCAAGACGTTCGCCGCATGACGGAATACGCGGAAAAGTACAAGATCACCATCGCCGTGATGGGATGCCGCGTGAACGGTCCGGGCGAAACCGACGACGCCGATCTCGGCCTGTGGTGCGGCCCGGCGCACGTGAATCTGAAGAAGAAAACCGAGACCGTGGGCGCTTTCGGCTACGATGAAATTTTGGGCAAGCTGAAAGAGGAGCTGGATAAACTGATTGAGGACCGTTACGGCGCGAAAGAGCCGAGTATTTCGTAA
- the tig gene encoding trigger factor: MDYQLEELEGLRRKIKIKVPQNIVSQKIDGAYRALNKQISMPGFRPGKIPQKILEKQVPLQAMTQMWQDLMQEYYNKALTESGIIPAGPPEIDHSDIEEIDRDKPFTFSVTLDVKPELKFKNYKGLKFPRTEFKVTDAEVDTEIRKQLEPFGTMEIMPDDYEVQYGDFLVMDFEGTHNGEVLEGGTANGYEVRVGQKKMIAGFEDQLIGHKKVDPFDVKVQLPADWNKKMRRISMPIPGKDGEELPDTATFRVHIKQIKKLNLPELTDEFVQAQGEDSVESFRRKIKTGLQAQKEHLEEMHIKQDIFDYLVKEHDVEAPASLVDQEVGYMIDGMKFQIQQSGMSLEDSGFDEDRAKEEWRERAVYNTKGYVILDAIAKQEKLNVKQSDLEAEYQRLAEQTGKTMEEVRKTLMSNQEHLNQTTSRLLGQKALNFIYSQCEFEYLSEEEARKRAAERKQEEEKK, translated from the coding sequence ATGGATTACCAACTGGAAGAACTGGAAGGCCTTCGCCGCAAGATCAAGATCAAGGTGCCGCAGAACATCGTGTCCCAGAAGATCGACGGCGCGTACCGGGCACTGAACAAGCAGATCAGCATGCCGGGGTTTCGTCCCGGGAAAATCCCGCAGAAAATCCTGGAGAAGCAGGTGCCCCTGCAGGCCATGACGCAGATGTGGCAGGACCTGATGCAGGAGTACTACAACAAGGCGCTCACCGAGTCGGGCATCATCCCCGCCGGGCCGCCGGAAATCGACCACTCCGACATTGAAGAAATCGACCGCGACAAGCCGTTCACCTTCAGCGTGACGCTGGACGTCAAACCCGAACTGAAATTCAAAAACTACAAAGGCCTCAAATTCCCACGCACCGAGTTCAAGGTCACCGATGCGGAAGTCGATACCGAAATCCGCAAGCAGTTGGAGCCGTTCGGGACGATGGAAATCATGCCGGACGATTATGAAGTCCAGTACGGCGATTTCCTGGTCATGGATTTCGAGGGAACGCATAATGGCGAGGTGCTGGAGGGCGGTACGGCGAACGGGTACGAGGTGCGCGTCGGACAGAAAAAAATGATCGCGGGCTTCGAGGATCAGTTGATCGGACACAAGAAGGTCGACCCTTTCGACGTGAAGGTCCAGCTTCCGGCGGACTGGAACAAAAAAATGCGTCGCATCAGCATGCCGATTCCGGGTAAGGACGGTGAAGAGCTTCCGGACACGGCCACTTTCCGCGTACACATCAAGCAGATCAAAAAGCTCAATCTGCCGGAGCTAACCGATGAATTCGTGCAGGCGCAGGGCGAAGATTCGGTGGAGTCCTTTCGCCGCAAAATCAAAACCGGCCTGCAGGCGCAAAAAGAACATCTGGAGGAAATGCACATCAAGCAGGATATCTTCGATTACCTGGTCAAGGAACACGATGTGGAAGCCCCGGCGTCGCTGGTAGACCAGGAAGTGGGGTACATGATCGACGGAATGAAATTTCAGATTCAGCAGTCGGGCATGAGCCTGGAGGACTCGGGTTTCGATGAGGATAGGGCCAAGGAAGAGTGGCGCGAGCGTGCGGTGTACAACACCAAGGGATACGTGATTCTGGACGCCATAGCCAAACAGGAAAAGCTCAACGTCAAGCAGTCGGATCTGGAAGCCGAATACCAGCGGCTGGCCGAGCAGACGGGCAAAACCATGGAAGAGGTTCGTAAGACCCTGATGAGCAATCAGGAGCACCTGAACCAGACCACCAGCCGCCTTCTGGGACAAAAAGCGCTGAACTTCATCTATTCCCAGTGCGAGTTCGAATACCTGAGCGAGGAAGAAGCCCGCAAACGCGCTGCCGAACGCAAACAGGAAGAAGAAAAGAAATGA
- a CDS encoding Rieske (2Fe-2S) protein produces the protein MKLYIKVMKDGDLPPGKSAIVTVRDQEIALFNYKGKYFAVSNKCPHKGAPLGEGRIEEGVIICPNHEWRFSLETGGCPQNPELKTTVFPVRVHKGVVRIGIDEDEGKKAVGKEKNAVPDALKFKIPTIQKPINPDETL, from the coding sequence ATGAAACTCTATATCAAAGTCATGAAAGACGGCGATTTGCCACCGGGCAAATCCGCAATCGTTACCGTGCGGGACCAGGAGATCGCCCTGTTCAATTACAAGGGCAAGTATTTTGCGGTGTCGAACAAATGCCCCCACAAAGGCGCGCCGCTGGGTGAAGGGCGGATCGAGGAAGGCGTCATCATCTGCCCCAACCACGAATGGCGGTTCAGCCTGGAGACGGGAGGGTGCCCTCAGAACCCCGAACTGAAAACGACGGTCTTTCCGGTACGCGTGCATAAGGGCGTGGTGCGGATCGGCATCGATGAGGACGAAGGGAAAAAAGCGGTGGGCAAGGAAAAGAACGCCGTGCCCGATGCCCTGAAATTCAAAATTCCCACCATCCAGAAACCAATCAATCCGGACGAAACACTTTAG
- a CDS encoding class I SAM-dependent methyltransferase, with product MKVFETLFRGYWQFGFKTRLYDGLCPQAYHDSLKAAADQVAPVEDSAVLDLGCGSGLLVNHLGASWNGGLKYVGTDILPSGLQQLRQKASLLPSFPPVRTYQADMLAEWPLKAEAFDCVVAHFSVYTLARAEDRMQVYRRIAGVLKAGGRAIISNPSDTYNAHRIIKQSVRSQKGKMPLLEHRVKRFLFYPLTLLLGLRHIQHQLEAGVWHAYNRDDFRGEIESAGLSVEEIKPVYADSGYLLVARKP from the coding sequence ATGAAAGTTTTTGAAACCCTGTTCAGGGGGTACTGGCAGTTCGGGTTCAAAACCCGGTTGTACGATGGGCTTTGCCCGCAAGCCTATCACGATTCACTGAAAGCCGCGGCAGACCAGGTTGCCCCTGTTGAGGATTCGGCCGTTCTGGATCTGGGGTGCGGTTCCGGACTCCTGGTAAATCACCTCGGGGCCAGCTGGAATGGCGGCCTGAAATACGTGGGCACCGATATCCTTCCCTCCGGCCTGCAACAACTCCGGCAGAAGGCGTCGCTTCTTCCGTCGTTTCCTCCCGTGCGCACCTATCAGGCGGACATGCTGGCTGAGTGGCCGCTGAAAGCGGAAGCCTTCGACTGTGTCGTTGCGCATTTCTCCGTGTATACGCTGGCCCGTGCCGAAGACCGGATGCAGGTGTACCGGCGTATTGCCGGGGTTTTGAAGGCCGGCGGGCGTGCCATCATTTCCAATCCATCCGACACTTACAACGCCCACCGCATCATCAAACAAAGTGTGCGTTCGCAGAAAGGAAAGATGCCCTTGCTGGAACACCGGGTGAAGCGCTTTCTGTTCTATCCCCTCACGCTTTTGCTCGGACTGCGCCACATCCAGCATCAATTGGAAGCCGGAGTGTGGCACGCGTACAATCGAGACGATTTTCGAGGGGAGATTGAGTCAGCGGGCCTTTCCGTGGAAGAGATCAAGCCGGTTTATGCGGACTCCGGCTACCTGCTGGTGGCGCGCAAACCTTGA
- the nfi gene encoding deoxyribonuclease V (cleaves DNA at apurinic or apyrimidinic sites), producing MKIHSLHRWDVTPKEAISIQKDLARHINTSVGLKISPKLIAGADISLSQSRGPAYAGVVVLDANTLEVVAEYTQRGEIDFPYVPGLLSFREAPLLLKAFEQIDPPPDLIMLDGQGIAHPRGLGLASHLGLFLDCPTVGCAKSRLIGDHREPGTKKGSHAPLKGKNGETLGSALRTREGCKPIFVSAGHKIDLASALEWVLRVSPRYRIPEPTRLAHNLVNRVRKEDQGLRATSR from the coding sequence ATGAAGATCCATTCCCTTCACCGCTGGGACGTCACTCCCAAAGAAGCCATCAGCATCCAGAAAGACCTCGCCCGCCACATAAACACATCAGTCGGTTTGAAAATATCCCCTAAACTCATTGCCGGCGCGGATATCAGCCTTTCGCAGTCCCGTGGCCCGGCTTACGCGGGCGTGGTGGTATTGGATGCGAACACGCTGGAAGTGGTGGCGGAATACACTCAAAGAGGAGAAATTGACTTTCCTTACGTGCCGGGACTGCTTTCCTTCCGTGAAGCGCCGCTGTTGCTAAAAGCCTTCGAACAGATCGATCCCCCGCCGGACCTGATCATGCTGGACGGACAGGGCATCGCGCATCCACGGGGCCTGGGGCTGGCCTCGCATTTGGGATTGTTCCTTGACTGCCCAACTGTGGGTTGTGCCAAGAGCCGCTTAATTGGTGATCACCGCGAACCCGGTACAAAGAAGGGATCGCACGCACCATTGAAAGGAAAAAACGGGGAAACTCTTGGCTCAGCTTTGAGAACGCGCGAAGGATGCAAACCCATCTTCGTTTCGGCGGGTCATAAAATTGATCTCGCCTCAGCCTTGGAATGGGTTCTCCGCGTCTCGCCGCGTTACCGCATCCCGGAGCCGACACGACTCGCGCACAACCTGGTCAACCGCGTTCGAAAAGAAGATCAAGGTTTGCGCGCCACCAGCAGGTAG
- the metK gene encoding methionine adenosyltransferase yields MSIGNYLFTSESVSEGHPDKISDQISDAILDECLKVDPLSRVACETMVTTGLVVIAGEITTNAQLDFQAIARKTIEEIGYNDSEMGFDYKSCGVLVTVDKQSQDIAQGVDDDKKEQGAGDQGMMFGFATNETPELMPSPILFSHKLVKKMAELRKSGKLPYLRPDSKSQVSVRYDEWKPVGVETVVISTQHAPKVSNKKIKEDLIKHVINPIIPEKLRAKKMKIHINPTGRFVIGGPQGDCGLTGRKIIVDTYGGYSRHGGGAFSGKDPSKVDRSAAYMGRYIAKNIVAAKLAERCEVQLAYAIGVAEPVSVFVDAFGTHKIDLNRIEKLIREHFDLRPAGIIKTLDLRKPRFRASAAYGHFGRTEKEFTWEKTDKATALKKAARL; encoded by the coding sequence ATGAGCATAGGAAATTACCTGTTTACTTCCGAATCGGTGTCCGAGGGACACCCCGACAAAATCTCTGACCAGATTTCCGACGCCATTCTCGACGAATGCCTGAAGGTGGACCCACTGTCCCGGGTTGCCTGTGAAACCATGGTGACCACCGGTCTGGTGGTCATTGCTGGAGAAATCACCACCAACGCCCAGCTCGATTTTCAAGCTATCGCCCGTAAAACAATTGAAGAAATCGGTTACAACGATTCCGAGATGGGTTTCGATTATAAATCCTGCGGCGTGCTCGTCACCGTGGACAAACAGTCACAGGACATCGCGCAGGGCGTGGACGATGACAAAAAAGAACAGGGTGCGGGCGACCAGGGAATGATGTTCGGTTTCGCTACCAATGAAACCCCCGAGCTGATGCCGTCGCCGATTCTGTTTTCGCACAAATTGGTAAAGAAAATGGCCGAACTCCGGAAAAGCGGCAAACTGCCTTACCTGCGCCCGGACAGCAAGTCGCAGGTCTCGGTCCGCTACGATGAATGGAAGCCGGTCGGTGTGGAAACCGTCGTCATTTCCACCCAGCACGCACCGAAGGTCAGCAACAAAAAGATCAAGGAGGATCTGATCAAACACGTGATCAATCCCATCATTCCGGAAAAACTACGCGCAAAGAAAATGAAAATCCACATCAACCCAACCGGCCGTTTTGTGATCGGTGGCCCGCAGGGCGACTGTGGTTTGACCGGGCGCAAAATCATCGTTGACACCTACGGCGGTTATTCCCGCCACGGCGGCGGCGCGTTTTCCGGCAAGGACCCGTCCAAGGTCGACCGCTCCGCAGCCTACATGGGCCGTTACATTGCCAAGAACATCGTCGCCGCCAAATTGGCAGAGCGCTGTGAAGTGCAGTTGGCTTATGCTATCGGCGTGGCAGAACCTGTGTCCGTGTTTGTCGATGCCTTCGGCACCCACAAGATCGATCTCAATCGCATCGAAAAACTCATTCGCGAACATTTCGATCTGCGCCCGGCGGGCATTATCAAAACGCTGGATTTGAGGAAACCCCGGTTCCGGGCATCCGCCGCGTACGGCCACTTTGGCCGCACCGAGAAGGAGTTCACCTGGGAAAAGACGGATAAGGCTACGGCATTGAAAAAAGCCGCACGGCTGTAA